The genomic region ATGCTGTCGATAAGCTCGCGCACCTCGTCGTCGACGGTGTCGACCGGGGTGCAGCGGGTCTTAAGGACGTCATCGGGGTAGAGGACGATGTCGAGCAAGGATGCCATGGTTCAACTCATCAAAAGTCTGGGAACGTGAGCACGCTGAAGCGTGTCTAGCCGAGGGGGTAACGGCTGGCAAGGGGGGAACCTTCCGCCGGCCGCCCGGGCGGCCGCTCAGGGGCGCAGCGTGTGGCGAAGGTAGGGCTCGCGCAGCGCCGGATCGCCGAGCACCGCCCAGGCGTCTTCGAGCGCGTCGCGGATCTCGAGGAGCGCGTCTTCGAAGGCGTGCGCGGTCTGAAAATCGATATGGCGCGGGTCGAAGCGGGCGTAGAGGCGGTGAAAGGCCTCGCGGATGGGCTGGGTGTCGGCGCCGCGGCGCACTTCCAGGATCGCGAAATAGTCCTCGTGGCGCACCGCCCTGAGCTTGCGGCGGATCACCTCGGCGTCGACGCTGGCCTCGGGGTGGGCGAAGTCGCGCTGGGGGAAGACCTGGTCGCGATCCACCCTGCGTGTGGCCCCGGTGTCGATGGCCTCAAGCGTCAGCTCACCGGCGCGAAAGACCCGGGAGGGCTCCGGTGCGGGGGGCTGCTCCTGAGGAGGTTCGCCGGGTTGCTCGGGATGCTCAAGGGGCGTCTGCGCCGCATGCGTCGCGGGGGAGGCCGGGGTGGGGGTGGCGCTCAATGAGACATCGAGCGCGGCGCCGATGCGGGTCGTCAGCGTCTCAGCGCTGGTCTCCGGCGGGAGCCAGGCTACCAGATCGAGGGTGTCGGTGGTGGCCTGCACGCGCTCGGGTTCGGGGAGCGGGCAGATGAGGATCAGCGGCACAAGCTGCCCCAGCGGGCGGCTGCGAATGGCGCCGGCCAGAATCTCCACGCGTTCGCCGCCCTGGTCATCGGCGATGATGATCAGGTCGGCTGGCGAGGCCTCAAAGCGGCGGATGCCGGCCGAGGGGAGGCGCTCGTGGTCGATCTCCAGATCCTGGAGCTCAAGCTGGTGGAGGCGGTCGGCCCATTGGGAGCCGGGGCGTCCGATGATCAGCAGGCGAATCATGAGGTGGCCAGTCTCCAGGCGACGAGCGTCTCGTGCAGAAGATCGTAGTT from Lujinxingia vulgaris harbors:
- a CDS encoding J domain-containing protein; the encoded protein is MIRLLIIGRPGSQWADRLHQLELQDLEIDHERLPSAGIRRFEASPADLIIIADDQGGERVEILAGAIRSRPLGQLVPLILICPLPEPERVQATTDTLDLVAWLPPETSAETLTTRIGAALDVSLSATPTPASPATHAAQTPLEHPEQPGEPPQEQPPAPEPSRVFRAGELTLEAIDTGATRRVDRDQVFPQRDFAHPEASVDAEVIRRKLRAVRHEDYFAILEVRRGADTQPIREAFHRLYARFDPRHIDFQTAHAFEDALLEIRDALEDAWAVLGDPALREPYLRHTLRP